The DNA region CGCTAGTTCTTGGGATGGGTTCCTGTTCCATGGGCTTGCGCCCATGGCTATTCGTATTCAACCTCTCCGAGGTTTGGTTTTAGGATGAAATACTTTTCGCCTCTACCGGTGACTAAATTCAATTGTTGGAATTGATAAGACACAATGCCTTGCGTATCTACACTCTGGCTTTTTATCGAGATTCTTCTAACTCCTTCTAACTTCCTCTAACTTCCTCTAACTTCCTCTAACTTCCTCTAACTTCCTCTAACTCCCTTTCCTAAACACCACTATCCTATTGGTATTGGTTCCCTTTGCGTTGTTGCTTACCCCCCAAATGTTGGCGGTTTTGGTAAAGGCTTGGCTGTTGATTACGATGGCCTCGCAGGTAAATCCTGCTGCCATGCCAAGCGGAACAACAACCTCGTCCAGCTTTATTTTACCGTTTTTTACCTCGCCAACCTCAAAGGCTACGTGCCCTCCCGGCTGGGTTATTCGAAACAGCTCGTGAAACACCTGCTGCATCACCAAGTTCCAATCCTCCACCTTTTTACTCATGGTTATGCCTGCTGCTACTGCTTCTGCATCGATGCCGTTGAACCAGCAGCGAAGCCAGTTGTCGTCGGAGTACTGCACCACGTCGAGGAAGGGTGGCGAGGTAACCGTTAGTGCAACCGAGTTGGCGGCAATGGCGGCCGTAGCGTGTGCGGCGCCGGTGAGCAGCAACGCCTTGCTACCCGATTCCATTAGGGTGGAGCGCTCCTTCTCGCTAATGCCCTTCAGCAAATCCTTCGTCTTTTTTAGGATAATCTCCTTTACGTTTTTGTAGGGCGGTATTTGCTCGCGCTTTATGTTGATGAGCTTTTGCCGCTCGGCGCTTACCGCCTGGTTGGGCGGAAAGGTGTAGCCCGAGAAAAAGTTGGTGGAGTGCCCCGTAAGCCGGTTGGTTGCCACCATGCGAATCCATCGGTCGATGCTATCAAGGGAGCCTTTTTCTTCCTTTTCAAGAATATAGGCGCGAAGGTTAACCAACTCCCTTTCGGTGTCGGGGTGGTAGAACATGCTTAGGTCGGTGTCGGCACTTGCCTTTGCGGTTAGGTCCAGCTGCGACAAACGGCTCTTTACCTCGTCAGCAGTGGGTGGGGCAAACCGTGGTGCCACCATTATGGCGCTCAGTGGGTTGATATCGTTTGCCGTGGGTATTCTTCCCAGCAGCGCCGCCTCCAGTGCGGTGGTACCGCGACCGCTAAAGGGGTCGTAAACTCTTTCGCTAGGTTGCGTTAGCCGCTCAATAAAGAATCGGGGTAGCTGTGGCTTAAAGCAGGCACGGTACGATATTTCGTGCAGCGGGTTGGCCTGTCGTTGCCGCGAGGTCCAGAACTCCCCGGTGTAGCGTGACACTTCCATGCCGTTGAGGGGAAGGGTGTCGCGCACCACACCCGCAATGCCATGGGTTTTCAGAAGTGATTCCAGCTGTTGGGAGAAACTCTTTGCCTGTGTCGCAGCCATGAGAATTGATGGTTGAATGGGTAAAGATAGCGATTTGAGGGCATAGTGCCACAGGATTTCCTGCAGGTTGAAATGGTGAGGTAAATGCGCCATTTCCCTTACCTTTGTGCTGCATGTTTTAATCTGTTGATTTAATGGCTGGCACCGCTCAAAGCTCCTCATCGGCAAAGCCCGGACTACACCCGCGCAATCTCCATCGTTTTGGCTACAACTTTGCCGAGCTGGTTGGCAGTAGCCCCGAGCTGGCTGCCTACCTGTTTGTGAACCAGTATGGGAACGAGTCGGTTGACTTTGCCAACCCCAATGCGGTAAAGGCGCTAAACCGAGCCTTGCTGGTGCACTTCTATGGGGTTGAGGGTTGGGATATCCCCGATGGATACCTTTGTCCTCCCATTCCCGGACGAGCCGACTATATCCACCATTTGGCCGACCTGCTGGCTTTTGGCAACGACGGAACCATTCCGCGGGGCCATTCGGTTCGGGGGTTGGATGTTGGTGTGGGTGCCAGCTGCGTCTACCCCGTTATTGGCTGCCGTGAGTATGGCTGGCGCTTTGTGGGTGCCGATATTGATGCGGTGGCCATTGAATCGTCCAGCCGCATTGTGGCGCTCAACTCTTTTCTTGCCGAAGCGGTGGAGTGCAGGCAGCAGCCCTATTCGGCTGATATCTTCCGCAACATTATTCTTCCCGATGAGCGCTTCGACTTCACCCTTTGCAATCCACCCTTTCATGCCTCGCCCCAGGAGGCCGCTGCCGGAACCCAGCGCAAGCTGCGTAACCTTGGTCATAGCCGTGGTGAAAAGCTGGTGCTCAACTTTGGTGGCCAGGCCAACGAACTGTGGTGCGAAGGCGGGGAGGAGGCGTTTATTCGCAATATGATAACCCAAAGTGCCGATTTTTCGCACCAGTGCTTTTGGTTTACCACCTTGGTTTCCAAGGGTGATATCCTGTCCTCAATTCACCGCGCACTGAAGGCTGCCAATGTTGCCGACATGCGCCTTGTTACCATGGAGCAAGGACAGAAAATTAGCCGCGTGGTGGCGTGGACATTTCTCAGCAGCCAAGAGCAGCGGCAGTGGCGCAGTGAGCGATGGAGCGGCGCTACCGCAAGTCGGTAGTTCGAAATTGGCTCCAACCGGTTTTCTCCCTTTGTGAGAAGCCACAATTTATCTGTTGAATGCAATTTTGTGCTACATTTATCCTGATGCATGGCACCGGTTATGCCGTGCAAACAGACAGAATGGTATGCGTGAGAATGGTTAATTTAACAATGCTTCCCCATGGCAACACTCTCCGAATTTAACAGCTCCAAGTTTCGGTTCTGGCTCTTCCTCTCCATGATTCTCTTGGTGATTGTTCACGGCTATAACCTCAACGAGCGCTACCTGGAGCCCTAGACGCTGGTGAATGAACCCCTAACCTTTACAACCTTTTTCGAATACCTTACGGCCAATGGCCTTTTTCGCTTCTTTGTCCCCATGCTCTTTGCCATTTCGGGCTTTCTCTATACCCTTAGCGACTATAAGCCCTACGGCGTGAGAACACGTAAGCGGCTTCGCACGCTTGGAATTCCCTACCTCTTGTGGAGTGCAGTGGGGCTTGCTCTTGTGTTTGGAATGGAGCACTTTGCCTATACCCGCAACATTATTGCCAGCACCCATATGATGCAGATTGATGATACCCGCATCTTCCTTGCCGATTACCACTGGTATGATGTGTTAGTCCGCTGGATATTAGCCCCCGTTCCCTACCAGCTGTGGTTTATTCGTGTGCTGCTCATTTACAACATTGCCTACCCCGCCATTCGGTGGTGCATGACCTACCGGATTGCTCGTTGGGTTTACTTCTCGCTTGCTGGGCTTCTTTGGTGGGCCACGGTTAACGTGGGGCTAATGGAGGGCGAGGGGCTGGTCTTTTACGGGCTGGGCATTTGGATTGCCAAAACCGATTTTAATATCGATACACCCACGCGTTGGCTTAGCCCAAAATTATGGGGGCCCATATTTATTGGGCTATCGCTGGTAAAGACTCTGCTAGCCTTTAGGGGAATGGCATGGCTGGGCGATGCCGTTTTTCCCACGCTCACCATAATGCACAAGCTGGTGGAGCTTAGTGGCTTCGTTTTCTGCTGGTATGGCTTCAACATGCTGGTAAGGTGGAGCATCAAGCGCGAGTGGTTTGCCCATCTCAGCTCCTACTCGTTCATGATTTACGGGCTCCATGCCCCCTTGGTGGCCTTTGCCATCGATAGCGCCCTGCAGGTGATTGGTGCGCCCGATATCCGCCGAATGGTGGCCTACATACTGCTTCCGGTGGTGATAATTGCCTTTTGTATTGGTGTGGGGGCACTGCTCAAGGCTCTCTCGCCTAAGCTTTACGGGCTGTTTACCGGTGGGCGTGGACTTGGCTAACGTTTTTTGCAGCACCTTTTGTGCAAAGCCATAACGAGCGGTAATTGTTGTTAACCGCAGCTAAAAGCCTTGACATTCTTCTCCTTTATGGGTAACTTAGGCCTTAATTAAAAGTTATTACCATGGGAAAACAGTCGATTAAGGTTGCATCGGTGGATGTAAACAAACTTTTGGAAATGCTGAATGCCGCCCTCTCTGAGGAGTGGCTGGCCTACTACCAATACTGGATTGGTGCCCGCCTAATGGAGGGACCCATGCGCAGCGAGGTGGAACCCGAGCTGCTGCTGCACGCCACGCAGGAGCTTGGTCACGCCGTGCTGGTGGTGAACCGGATTATTCAGCTGGGCGGAACCCCCGTAATGAATCCCAACCAGTGGACCAAACTGGCCCGCTGCTCCTACGACGAGCCTTCGGACCCCTACATTGAGGTTATTCTGGAGCAGAACCTGAAGGGTGAACGCTGCGCCATACAGCGCTACCAGGAGATTGCCGACTTTACCAATGGCAAGGACCACGCTACCCACCAAATGGCCGTTACCATTTTAAACGAGGAGGTGGAGCACGAGAACGACATTGAGGATTGGCTTACCGATATTCTCCGAATGAAGGAGGAGTTTAAGAAGATGAGGTTCTAGCAAAAGCCCCTGTAAACATATGCACCGGCACTGCTCCGCTACGTTTGTTGCGGAGGGTGCCGGTGTTTTTTTTTTGTTTTTGTGAAATTTTGCTTAATTTAGTTAGGAAATAAACCACACCAAAAGATGTGTCTATCCACCCAAATTGGTCGGGATGAGTCCACCAAATGTTTTGTTGTAAACGAGTTAACGACAAGTGTAGATAACCACCCAGCAGACAATTTTCTGATTAAATGACAGGAAAAGAAATTATGAACAGCCAACACTCAAAACAGCACATTTGCAAACCGCACATGCCGAGGCACGACTAACGTTTGCAAAAGAACTGTTTTCTTGCCGACGCACCAAGATTGTCATAGAATGATTGAAATTCAAAAGATAGCAGAAACATTAAATAACTCACCAAGTGTAGAACTTCTCCGGTTGAGAAACAGGGAAGCTATCATCGTATTTCTCATCAATACATTTTCTGCTCATCAAGGAGCTATATCAGAAGAAAAAATCATTGCCCAACTTGCAGACTTCTTAGATTACAGAAAAATTGAGAAAGACGAGGAAAGCGACATTGAGGTTTTTGATTCCTACGAGACAAAAGCCAAAAAATATATCCTAAGTTGGACAAACAAAGGCTTTTTAACTAATTATCCCGATGAACAAGGTGAAGTTTTTTATGAACTTTCA from Williamwhitmania sp. includes:
- a CDS encoding DNA methyltransferase, which produces MAHLPHHFNLQEILWHYALKSLSLPIQPSILMAATQAKSFSQQLESLLKTHGIAGVVRDTLPLNGMEVSRYTGEFWTSRQRQANPLHEISYRACFKPQLPRFFIERLTQPSERVYDPFSGRGTTALEAALLGRIPTANDINPLSAIMVAPRFAPPTADEVKSRLSQLDLTAKASADTDLSMFYHPDTERELVNLRAYILEKEEKGSLDSIDRWIRMVATNRLTGHSTNFFSGYTFPPNQAVSAERQKLINIKREQIPPYKNVKEIILKKTKDLLKGISEKERSTLMESGSKALLLTGAAHATAAIAANSVALTVTSPPFLDVVQYSDDNWLRCWFNGIDAEAVAAGITMSKKVEDWNLVMQQVFHELFRITQPGGHVAFEVGEVKNGKIKLDEVVVPLGMAAGFTCEAIVINSQAFTKTANIWGVSNNAKGTNTNRIVVFRKGS
- the rlmF gene encoding 23S rRNA (adenine(1618)-N(6))-methyltransferase RlmF yields the protein MAGTAQSSSSAKPGLHPRNLHRFGYNFAELVGSSPELAAYLFVNQYGNESVDFANPNAVKALNRALLVHFYGVEGWDIPDGYLCPPIPGRADYIHHLADLLAFGNDGTIPRGHSVRGLDVGVGASCVYPVIGCREYGWRFVGADIDAVAIESSSRIVALNSFLAEAVECRQQPYSADIFRNIILPDERFDFTLCNPPFHASPQEAAAGTQRKLRNLGHSRGEKLVLNFGGQANELWCEGGEEAFIRNMITQSADFSHQCFWFTTLVSKGDILSSIHRALKAANVADMRLVTMEQGQKISRVVAWTFLSSQEQRQWRSERWSGATASR
- a CDS encoding acyltransferase; this translates as MNEPLTFTTFFEYLTANGLFRFFVPMLFAISGFLYTLSDYKPYGVRTRKRLRTLGIPYLLWSAVGLALVFGMEHFAYTRNIIASTHMMQIDDTRIFLADYHWYDVLVRWILAPVPYQLWFIRVLLIYNIAYPAIRWCMTYRIARWVYFSLAGLLWWATVNVGLMEGEGLVFYGLGIWIAKTDFNIDTPTRWLSPKLWGPIFIGLSLVKTLLAFRGMAWLGDAVFPTLTIMHKLVELSGFVFCWYGFNMLVRWSIKREWFAHLSSYSFMIYGLHAPLVAFAIDSALQVIGAPDIRRMVAYILLPVVIIAFCIGVGALLKALSPKLYGLFTGGRGLG
- a CDS encoding ferritin-like domain-containing protein; its protein translation is MGKQSIKVASVDVNKLLEMLNAALSEEWLAYYQYWIGARLMEGPMRSEVEPELLLHATQELGHAVLVVNRIIQLGGTPVMNPNQWTKLARCSYDEPSDPYIEVILEQNLKGERCAIQRYQEIADFTNGKDHATHQMAVTILNEEVEHENDIEDWLTDILRMKEEFKKMRF